In the Bradyrhizobium guangzhouense genome, one interval contains:
- a CDS encoding N-formylglutamate amidohydrolase, whose protein sequence is MTRFDGEVSPAFEIVEPAEWRAPVIFNSPHSGSTYPDEFLSASRIDLPTLRRSEDSFMDELIGHLSARGFPTVRVNFPRSYVDVNREPYELDPRMFTGRLPSFANTRSMRVAGGLGTIPRVVGDGQEIYRDRIAVDDALARIETLYKPYHRALRRLINKVHQMFGTVVLVDCHSMPSVGVSRDEPRRPDVVIGDRYGTSCTPLLPDRVEETMTGLGYSIGRNKPYAGGFITEHYGNPASGLHAVQLEFNRAIYMDERRRERSQRFAQVASDFGVLADVLATTIPFGDLGPFQAAAE, encoded by the coding sequence ATGACCCGGTTTGACGGCGAGGTGTCGCCAGCCTTCGAGATCGTGGAGCCCGCCGAGTGGCGCGCGCCTGTTATCTTCAACTCGCCCCATTCCGGCTCGACTTACCCGGACGAATTCCTGAGCGCATCGCGGATCGACCTGCCGACGCTGCGGCGCTCGGAAGACTCCTTCATGGACGAGCTGATCGGCCATCTGAGCGCACGCGGCTTTCCGACCGTGCGGGTCAACTTTCCCCGCTCCTATGTCGACGTCAACCGAGAGCCCTATGAGCTCGACCCCCGCATGTTCACCGGCCGCCTGCCGAGCTTTGCCAACACCCGCTCGATGCGGGTCGCCGGCGGATTAGGCACGATTCCACGCGTGGTCGGCGACGGCCAGGAGATCTATCGCGACCGCATCGCAGTCGACGATGCGCTGGCGCGGATCGAGACGCTGTACAAGCCCTACCACCGCGCGCTGCGCCGGCTGATCAACAAGGTGCACCAGATGTTCGGCACCGTGGTGCTGGTCGATTGCCATTCGATGCCCTCGGTCGGCGTCAGCAGGGACGAGCCGCGCCGGCCCGACGTCGTGATCGGCGACCGCTACGGCACGAGCTGCACGCCGCTGCTGCCCGACCGCGTCGAGGAGACCATGACCGGTCTCGGCTATTCGATCGGCCGCAACAAGCCCTATGCCGGCGGTTTCATCACCGAGCATTACGGCAATCCGGCCAGCGGCCTGCATGCGGTGCAGCTCGAGTTCAACCGCGCGATCTACATGGATGAGCGCCGCCGCGAGCGCAGCCAGCGCTTTGCGCAAGTGGCGAGCGATTTCGGCGTCCTCGCCGACGTGCTGGCGACCACGATCCCGTTCGGCGATCTCGGCCCGTTCCAGGCCGCAGCGGAATAG
- the hisN gene encoding histidinol-phosphatase encodes MTVIDFSAFIGRLATASGETILPFFRTSLSIDDKSKTREFDPVTEADRAAEAVMRRLIKASFPQHGIVGEEFGNEREDADYVWVLDPIDGTKSFIGGFPIWGTLIALLHKGTPVYGMMHQPFIGERFSGDNGSANYKGPSGERRLQVRRCASLSEATTYTTSPLLMNERDRAIFGRIEQGARLSRYGGDCYSYCMLAAGHVDLVVETELKPYDIAALIPIVTGAGGVVTTWEGKPAQGGGRIVAAGDARVHEEALKLLNG; translated from the coding sequence GTGACGGTGATCGACTTCTCAGCCTTCATCGGACGGCTTGCCACGGCCTCCGGCGAGACCATCCTGCCGTTCTTCCGCACCTCGCTGTCGATCGACGACAAGAGCAAGACCCGGGAATTCGATCCCGTCACGGAAGCCGACCGCGCCGCCGAGGCGGTGATGCGGCGGCTGATCAAGGCGAGCTTCCCCCAGCACGGCATCGTCGGCGAGGAATTCGGCAATGAGCGCGAGGATGCCGACTATGTCTGGGTGCTCGACCCCATCGACGGCACAAAGTCCTTCATCGGCGGCTTTCCGATCTGGGGCACGCTGATCGCATTGCTGCACAAGGGCACGCCGGTTTACGGCATGATGCACCAGCCCTTCATCGGCGAGCGCTTTTCCGGCGACAACGGCTCGGCCAATTATAAAGGTCCCTCCGGCGAGCGCCGGCTGCAGGTCCGCCGCTGCGCCTCGCTGTCGGAGGCAACGACCTACACCACCTCTCCCTTGTTGATGAACGAGCGCGATCGCGCCATCTTCGGTCGGATCGAGCAGGGCGCGCGGCTGTCGCGCTATGGCGGCGACTGCTATTCCTATTGCATGCTTGCCGCCGGACATGTCGATCTCGTGGTCGAGACCGAGTTGAAGCCTTACGACATCGCAGCCCTGATCCCGATCGTGACCGGCGCCGGCGGCGTCGTCACCACCTGGGAAGGCAAGCCGGCCCAGGGCGGCGGCCGCATCGTCGCGGCCGGCGATGCAAGGGTCCACGAAGAAGCCCTGAAATTGCTCAACGGATAG